A DNA window from Leptolyngbya sp. KIOST-1 contains the following coding sequences:
- a CDS encoding acyl-CoA dehydrogenase family protein: protein MQPPTLLDRPIAPTVPFDLEVINGAIAQHLAPLVSAIDQEGVYPGEFMHRLGALGGFGQTVTPAFGGQGQGFRAAVQVVEAVSQTCLCTGFITWCHIACVWYAQNSDNEALGQQLLPQIATGAVLAGTGLSNPMKHFADIEKIALVAERRPGGYVIDGLLPWVSNLGPGHYFAVVARMADSDDYLMAIVSDRLAGLTLKETAHFIALEGSQTFSCQLRDVFVPDEAILAAPCADYIDRIKPGFVLAQVGMGLGVTQACVDSMRRSNRRYGHVNGYLDDTVERLEADLAALRSQTYALADTLNARPPYRTPGFFRQVVQARADASELSLRASQAAMLHTGARGYLQGGADERRLREAYFVAIVTPALKHLKKLLQQLPAPA from the coding sequence ATGCAACCTCCCACCCTGCTCGATCGCCCGATAGCCCCCACTGTTCCCTTCGACCTGGAGGTGATCAATGGGGCGATCGCCCAGCACCTCGCCCCCCTGGTGTCGGCCATTGACCAGGAGGGGGTGTACCCCGGCGAGTTTATGCATCGACTGGGTGCCCTGGGGGGCTTTGGCCAGACGGTGACGCCGGCCTTTGGCGGGCAGGGGCAGGGGTTTCGGGCGGCGGTGCAGGTGGTGGAGGCGGTGTCGCAGACCTGTCTGTGCACGGGGTTTATCACCTGGTGCCACATCGCCTGCGTGTGGTACGCCCAAAACTCAGACAATGAGGCGCTGGGGCAGCAACTGCTGCCCCAGATTGCCACCGGGGCGGTGCTAGCGGGGACGGGGCTATCGAACCCGATGAAGCACTTTGCAGACATCGAAAAGATCGCCCTGGTGGCCGAACGTCGTCCGGGGGGCTATGTGATCGACGGGCTACTGCCCTGGGTGTCGAACCTGGGGCCGGGGCACTACTTTGCGGTGGTGGCTCGAATGGCCGACAGCGATGACTACCTGATGGCGATCGTCTCCGATCGCCTGGCCGGTCTCACCCTCAAAGAGACGGCCCACTTCATCGCCCTGGAGGGCAGCCAAACCTTTAGCTGCCAGCTGCGCGATGTGTTTGTGCCCGACGAGGCGATTCTGGCGGCCCCCTGCGCCGACTACATCGATCGCATCAAGCCCGGTTTTGTGCTGGCCCAGGTGGGCATGGGGCTGGGGGTCACCCAGGCCTGTGTGGACAGCATGAGGCGATCGAACCGGCGCTACGGCCACGTGAATGGCTATCTAGACGACACGGTGGAACGACTGGAGGCCGATCTGGCGGCGCTGCGATCGCAGACCTACGCCCTGGCCGACACCCTCAACGCCCGCCCCCCCTACCGCACCCCGGGCTTTTTCCGCCAGGTTGTGCAGGCCCGGGCCGATGCCTCGGAGCTGTCGCTGCGGGCCTCCCAGGCCGCCATGCTGCACACCGGGGCGCGGGGCTACCTCCAGGGCGGGGCCGACGAGCGCCGCCTGCGGGAGGCGTACTTTGTCGCCATCGTCACCCCGGCCCTCAAGCATTTGAAAAAGCTCCTCCAGCAGCTTCCCGCTCCGGCTTAG